In a genomic window of Wyeomyia smithii strain HCP4-BCI-WySm-NY-G18 chromosome 1, ASM2978416v1, whole genome shotgun sequence:
- the LOC129728082 gene encoding hydroxyacylglutathione hydrolase, mitochondrial: MLLVLCCLSTSLRSCQIQVQSQKCDYHRFVCLLADLIAKPQLHLSGLTAAYFTVTSWSLRQRSTLVQTSNMTRLTVKKIPALKDNFMYLVVCNETKNAAVVDPVEPNRVLQVAKESGVTLNKVLTTHHHWDHAGGNADLFKHYQENPALGKLSIYGGNDQEGRIPNLTHPVGQDDTLEIGNLKVRCISTPCHTTSHVCYYIETPEDKVVFTGDTLFLAGCGRFFEGTPQQMYDALIGKLSALPDDTKVYCGHEYALNNLRFGNTVEPNNVDIAELLAVAKAADLDGRRAMVPSTIGQEKKTNVFMRVHEPSVQQFVGRATPLDTMQALRAAKDKF, translated from the exons ATGCTGTTAGTTTTGTGCTGTTTATCAACATCGCTCCGGTCGTGTCAAATACAAGTGCAGAGTCAAAAGTGCGATTATCATCGTTTCGTTTGCCTTCTCGCAGATTTGATAGCGAAACCTCAATTACATTTATCA GGTCTAACAGCAGCATACTTCACAG TAACTAGTTGGAGCCTCCGGCAGCGTTCGACCCTCGTTCAAACATCAAACATGACTCGACTGACGGTGAAGAAAATACCGGCACTGAAGGACAACTTCATGTACTTGGTCGTATGCAACGAAACTAAGAATGCGGCCGTCGTGGATCCGGTCGAACCGAACCGAGTGTTGCAGGTGGCCAAAGAGTCGGGAGTAACTTTGAACAAAGTGTTAACCACTCACCACCACTGGGATCATGCCGGTGGGAATGCCGATTTATTCAAGCACTACCAAGAGAACCCGGCACTGGGCAAATTGTCCATTTACGGTGGTAACGACCAGGAGGGCCGTATACCGAATCTTACCCACCCGGTCGGTCAGGATGATACGCTAGAAATTGGGAATCTTAAGGTGCGCTGCATTTCTACACCTTGCCACACTACATCCCATGTTTGCTATTACATTGAAACACCGGAGGATAAGGTGGTCTTTACGGGTGACACGTTGTTTCTTGCTGGTTGCGGTCGGTTTTTCGAAGGCACTCCCCAGCAAATGTATGATGCTTTGATTGGGAAGCTTTCCGCGTTGCCTGATGATACCAAGGTTTACTGTGGACACGAATACGCTTTGAATAATTTGCGTTTTGGAAACACCGTCGAACCGAATAATGTTGACATTGCAGAACTGCTAGCGGTTGCCAAGGCGGCCGATCTGGATGGACGTCGCGCTATGGTGCCTTCGACGATCGGTCAGGAAAAGAAAACTAATGTTTTTATGCGAGTGCACGAGCCATCCGTGCAACAGTTTGTGGGAAGAGCTACACCGCTGGATACGATGCAGGCTCTGCGAGCAGCAAAGGATAAATTTTGA